The Dethiosulfovibrio peptidovorans genome includes a window with the following:
- the mrdA gene encoding penicillin-binding protein 2 yields MFDNRTIVDERLRGLRWAVLASLACLIAGLGYFQIFRSDQYVQLALSNKLRVIRLPATRGSISDANGVLLATNVLTFDIVGYPLDLKEKGLLRAFSTLLRRHGIPLSEELLARRAQSQYVVPYRSVVLLRNLTMAQMTDLVGDPEFPPQFFYLPVWRRIYPGGALVCHALGYVGEITEAELQKLGRDGDTSRFAGGDMTGKGGIEAYYEDRLQGYPGHRVIEVDARGRFVRSLYGQRPVAGENLALTLDLGAQRLAADLMGDRRGAVLAMDLKSGGLKVLYSSPTFDVNPLAWGISSKEWKKLLGAPSRPMLNRAMCGAYSPGSVYKPIVAYAALAERSATRRTAVVCTGKFILGNQTYRCHRRWGHGSENVIEALRDSCDVYFYEIGQRVGIDTLVKWGKVFGVGKKTGVDIPGEVEGTISGREWKKRKFGDRWYKGDTVNYSIGQGFLLMTPIQILHEFAVLATGRSFRPHLLQDGDFPSVDLKLDAQLLRIVQKGLEKVVEPGGTGWRAGSFGVSVAGKTGTVQNCQGDDHAVFGGYSPVEKPQYVAVAFVEEGLHGSSTAAPIVGQLLAYLVKNNEGGL; encoded by the coding sequence ATGTTTGATAACAGGACCATCGTGGACGAAAGGCTTCGAGGACTCCGTTGGGCTGTCTTGGCCTCTTTGGCGTGTCTTATTGCAGGGTTAGGCTATTTTCAGATTTTCCGTTCCGATCAATATGTGCAACTGGCGTTGTCCAATAAGCTGCGGGTCATTCGACTTCCTGCTACTCGAGGAAGTATTTCCGATGCAAACGGCGTTCTTCTGGCCACGAATGTTTTGACTTTCGATATCGTTGGGTATCCTTTGGACCTGAAGGAGAAAGGCTTGCTGAGAGCCTTCTCGACCCTGCTTCGTCGTCATGGCATTCCTTTGTCGGAAGAACTCTTGGCTCGTCGAGCTCAAAGTCAGTACGTGGTTCCTTATCGATCAGTAGTTTTGCTTCGAAACCTGACTATGGCTCAGATGACCGATTTGGTCGGAGATCCCGAGTTTCCCCCTCAGTTTTTTTATCTGCCGGTATGGCGTCGGATCTATCCTGGAGGAGCCTTGGTCTGCCATGCTTTGGGGTATGTGGGCGAGATCACCGAAGCTGAGCTTCAAAAACTGGGTCGAGATGGAGACACTTCGCGGTTTGCCGGGGGAGATATGACTGGAAAAGGAGGAATTGAGGCGTACTATGAGGATCGGCTCCAAGGGTATCCCGGGCATCGGGTTATTGAGGTCGACGCTCGTGGACGCTTCGTTCGTTCTCTATACGGTCAGAGACCCGTGGCAGGGGAGAACCTGGCCTTGACATTGGATCTGGGGGCTCAGCGTCTTGCTGCCGATCTTATGGGGGATCGACGAGGTGCTGTTCTGGCCATGGACCTTAAGTCGGGGGGGCTGAAAGTCCTTTATTCAAGTCCGACTTTTGACGTTAACCCCCTCGCTTGGGGAATCTCGTCTAAAGAGTGGAAAAAACTTCTGGGCGCTCCCAGTCGGCCTATGCTGAATAGAGCAATGTGTGGAGCCTATTCTCCTGGATCCGTTTATAAGCCCATAGTGGCCTATGCCGCTTTGGCGGAGAGGTCGGCCACCCGGAGGACTGCGGTTGTATGTACGGGAAAATTTATTTTGGGGAACCAGACGTACCGATGTCATCGTCGGTGGGGACATGGCAGTGAAAACGTCATCGAGGCTCTCCGGGATTCGTGCGATGTCTATTTTTATGAGATAGGCCAGCGAGTGGGGATTGATACCCTCGTGAAATGGGGCAAGGTCTTTGGCGTGGGGAAAAAAACGGGAGTTGATATTCCAGGAGAGGTCGAGGGAACCATCTCAGGCAGGGAATGGAAAAAACGGAAGTTCGGTGATCGATGGTACAAAGGAGATACCGTTAACTACTCCATCGGTCAGGGTTTTTTGCTTATGACTCCGATCCAAATCCTTCATGAGTTTGCTGTTCTGGCTACAGGGCGCTCCTTTCGCCCTCACCTTCTTCAGGATGGTGATTTCCCGTCGGTGGACCTGAAACTTGATGCTCAGCTTCTGCGGATTGTCCAAAAAGGTTTAGAGAAAGTTGTGGAACCTGGCGGTACCGGCTGGCGTGCGGGGAGCTTCGGTGTTTCTGTGGCCGGGAAAACCGGCACCGTACAAAACTGCCAGGGGGACGACCACGCTGTTTTTGGGGGGTATTCTCCTGTGGAAAAACCTCAGTATGTTGCCGTTGCCTTCGTTGAGGAGGGGCTTCATGGCAGCTCCACTGCCGCCCCCATCGTTGGCCAGCTTCTGGCATATCTGGTGAAAAACAACGAAGGAGGTCTCTAA
- a CDS encoding rod shape-determining protein MreC gives MADIRQRRIISGLCAVALGLILTLSTGSEPVLKVMSLWAQWLELMERPAVMIRHGYRSGQMWFQERRTLMEELAGLKRENDSLFLALHMKDALILRKTLMGALADARVDLRLSRSWWNEFRIDQGGLDGLSPGDPVLQEGFLIGRISRVDDHRSWVSLLTSTSEMVPVIVRETRDVGVVVGDGQGGLWLCYIPDNSDIQPGMALDTALISEFLPPGIPVGLVADGDRESDLGTKEYQVISGGSLSRIYGVRVFRKRSVRISP, from the coding sequence ATGGCTGATATTCGTCAAAGACGGATTATCTCGGGCCTGTGTGCTGTGGCTCTGGGGCTGATCTTGACTTTGAGCACCGGGAGTGAGCCGGTACTCAAGGTCATGAGCCTTTGGGCCCAGTGGCTTGAGCTGATGGAACGTCCTGCTGTCATGATTCGCCATGGCTATCGGAGCGGTCAAATGTGGTTCCAGGAAAGACGGACCCTTATGGAAGAACTTGCTGGCTTAAAGAGAGAAAACGACTCTCTTTTTCTCGCTCTCCACATGAAGGATGCTCTCATCTTAAGAAAAACTCTTATGGGTGCCTTGGCCGACGCCCGAGTCGATCTCCGTCTCTCCAGGAGCTGGTGGAATGAATTTCGGATTGATCAAGGAGGCCTGGACGGCCTCTCTCCCGGTGATCCGGTTCTTCAAGAAGGTTTCCTTATCGGCAGGATATCCCGGGTAGACGATCATCGTTCATGGGTGAGTTTGTTGACCTCAACATCGGAAATGGTTCCAGTCATCGTTCGAGAGACTCGGGATGTGGGGGTCGTCGTCGGAGATGGACAAGGGGGGCTGTGGTTGTGCTACATTCCCGACAACTCGGATATTCAACCGGGCATGGCCTTGGATACCGCCTTGATCAGCGAATTTTTGCCTCCTGGGATTCCCGTGGGACTTGTTGCTGACGGAGATAGGGAGAGCGACTTGGGGACTAAGGAATATCAGGTTATCTCAGGAGGATCTCTCTCTCGGATCTACGGGGTTCGAGTCTTCCGGAAACGTTCAGTGAGGATCTCGCCATGA
- a CDS encoding rod shape-determining protein → MGFFGFLGNEVGIDLGTSNVVVYQCGKGIVMNEPSAVAVRKKKRGGQLEVIAFGNRAKAMAGKTPEGVSTIRPLKDGVIADFDMTEAIIRHFLQRTGGSGFRSRPRVVISVPAKVTEVEKKAVIDATLGAGAREAYVVDEPVAAALGAGLPIQEPRGSMILDVGGGTSEVAVLSLGGIVVNNSLRVAGDDMDDAIVAMLRQKHAIFIGNTTAESVKIDVGSALPMEQEVDIEVKGRDLADGLPKVTTVSSVEIREALDPLISRVEDMVKVALEQTPPELSKDIVDQGIVLTGGICQLRGLDVRLSRSLNAPVILAEDPLHAVARGVGRILEDLNAMKRVLMSVEKGSR, encoded by the coding sequence GTGGGGTTCTTTGGTTTTCTCGGCAACGAGGTGGGCATCGATCTGGGGACATCCAACGTTGTAGTCTACCAGTGCGGCAAGGGGATCGTCATGAACGAGCCATCGGCTGTGGCCGTCCGGAAGAAGAAGCGGGGAGGTCAGCTTGAGGTTATCGCCTTTGGTAACAGAGCTAAGGCTATGGCTGGCAAAACCCCGGAAGGAGTGTCCACGATCCGTCCTTTGAAGGACGGGGTTATCGCAGACTTTGACATGACCGAGGCCATAATTCGCCATTTCCTCCAGCGCACTGGAGGCTCAGGATTTCGTTCTCGTCCGAGAGTCGTCATATCGGTCCCTGCCAAGGTCACCGAGGTGGAGAAAAAAGCCGTCATTGATGCAACTCTGGGAGCGGGAGCTCGGGAGGCCTATGTTGTGGACGAGCCTGTTGCGGCAGCGTTGGGCGCTGGACTTCCCATACAGGAGCCCAGGGGAAGTATGATCCTGGATGTTGGCGGAGGTACCAGCGAGGTTGCGGTCCTCTCCTTGGGTGGGATCGTGGTGAATAATTCTCTCAGGGTCGCCGGTGACGATATGGACGATGCCATCGTGGCCATGCTTCGTCAGAAACATGCCATTTTCATCGGCAATACCACGGCTGAATCGGTCAAGATCGATGTAGGGTCGGCGCTGCCCATGGAGCAGGAGGTCGACATTGAGGTTAAAGGACGGGATCTTGCCGACGGTCTGCCAAAGGTAACGACCGTTTCGTCGGTGGAAATTCGGGAGGCCTTGGATCCTTTGATTTCACGCGTTGAAGATATGGTTAAGGTGGCTTTAGAGCAGACTCCTCCTGAATTATCCAAGGATATTGTGGATCAGGGGATCGTCCTGACTGGGGGGATCTGTCAGCTGAGAGGTCTGGATGTCCGTCTTTCCAGATCGCTGAACGCACCGGTTATATTGGCGGAGGACCCCTTGCATGCTGTTGCTCGAGGAGTGGGACGGATCTTGGAGGATCTGAACGCCATGAAGCGAGTATTAATGTCGGTCGAAAAAGGGAGTCGTTGA
- a CDS encoding DNA repair protein RadC: MVTDDQLPRERLFEKGPSALSDVELLAILLRTGGAGRSVLSLSESLLDGFGGLGGLLRTSVREFLSFKGIGAAKAATVSAAVELGRRLAMVETDRPKGATKVSPLRRELEKVRALLAHEEREFIVALFVEQDGGVLAVERLSFGGVDGAVLDLKFFLRVAIRLDADGLVLVHNHPDGGLESSLEDRRLTAVVRGQVEALGIRFYGHYIVSRRGITAVEG, encoded by the coding sequence ATCGTGACGGACGATCAGCTCCCCCGTGAGAGGCTCTTCGAAAAGGGGCCATCGGCTCTCAGTGATGTGGAACTTCTGGCTATCCTTTTGAGAACCGGTGGTGCCGGGCGTAGCGTTTTGAGCCTCTCCGAGTCGCTTCTGGACGGATTTGGTGGTCTTGGTGGGTTGCTCAGGACATCGGTGAGGGAGTTCCTCTCTTTTAAAGGGATTGGAGCAGCCAAGGCCGCGACTGTGTCTGCTGCAGTTGAGCTGGGGCGTCGTCTGGCGATGGTCGAGACGGACCGACCGAAAGGGGCTACGAAGGTCTCCCCGTTGCGTCGGGAGCTGGAGAAGGTCAGAGCCCTTTTGGCTCACGAGGAGCGAGAGTTCATCGTGGCTCTTTTCGTTGAACAGGATGGCGGTGTTTTGGCTGTGGAGCGACTCTCTTTTGGAGGAGTCGACGGGGCTGTTCTGGATCTCAAGTTTTTTTTGCGAGTTGCTATTCGGCTTGATGCCGATGGTCTGGTCCTCGTCCATAACCATCCTGACGGAGGGCTGGAAAGCAGCCTGGAGGATCGACGGTTAACCGCTGTCGTTCGAGGCCAGGTGGAGGCGTTAGGTATACGATTTTACGGTCATTATATCGTCTCAAGGCGAGGAATTACCGCCGTTGAGGGGTAG
- a CDS encoding MBL fold metallo-hydrolase, whose product MEWKRFPLGLLWTNGYLLWGQDKVGFFVDPGGDPREVVQWIEEREISLYAVVLTHGHADHIAGAAALSSRFGSQVWIHPEDEEMLSRGDKNLSIQLGADCPPVEATGYLKDGVALSVGTLMLSVIHTPGHTRGSCCILVRDGDQKLLLAGDTLFARSIGRTDLPGSVPQFMEASLARLAVLNSDLLVLPGHGPETTIGIEKRENPFLS is encoded by the coding sequence ATGGAGTGGAAGCGCTTTCCCTTGGGGCTCTTGTGGACGAATGGATATCTCTTGTGGGGGCAGGATAAAGTGGGTTTTTTCGTGGATCCCGGTGGAGATCCGCGAGAGGTCGTACAGTGGATTGAGGAGCGGGAAATTTCTCTGTATGCCGTGGTCTTGACCCACGGCCATGCCGATCACATCGCAGGTGCTGCTGCTTTGTCCAGTCGTTTTGGTTCTCAGGTGTGGATCCACCCTGAGGACGAGGAAATGCTTTCAAGAGGAGATAAAAACCTCTCGATTCAGTTAGGGGCTGACTGTCCACCGGTAGAGGCGACAGGGTACCTGAAGGACGGTGTAGCCTTGTCCGTAGGAACCTTGATGTTGTCGGTGATCCATACGCCAGGGCATACCAGGGGAAGCTGTTGTATCCTGGTTCGAGACGGTGATCAAAAGCTCCTCTTGGCTGGTGATACCTTGTTTGCCAGGAGCATCGGTCGAACCGATCTTCCTGGGAGCGTCCCCCAGTTTATGGAGGCCTCTTTGGCGAGGTTGGCTGTATTGAACAGCGATCTGTTGGTCCTCCCAGGGCATGGTCCCGAGACCACCATTGGGATAGAAAAACGGGAGAATCCCTTTTTATCGTGA
- a CDS encoding D-tyrosyl-tRNA(Tyr) deacylase, translating to MRAVIQRVARARVSVDGTSVGSVEKGLCVLLAVASGDTDDHARWLAEKIVGLRIFEDDNGKLNLSVKDVSGGLLVVSQFTLYGNCRKGRRPSFVGAASPDHARELYGRFMEHLQELGVPVESGTFQTHMVVEIHNDGPVTLIIDTPEVL from the coding sequence ATGAGAGCGGTAATACAGCGGGTTGCACGAGCTCGGGTTTCGGTGGACGGTACATCGGTGGGCTCTGTTGAGAAAGGGCTCTGTGTTCTCTTGGCTGTAGCATCCGGTGACACCGACGATCATGCTCGGTGGCTGGCCGAGAAGATTGTAGGGCTTCGGATCTTTGAGGACGATAATGGGAAACTGAACCTTTCCGTAAAAGACGTTTCCGGGGGACTCTTGGTCGTCTCTCAGTTCACCCTGTATGGCAATTGTCGGAAGGGACGACGTCCTTCTTTCGTGGGAGCGGCCTCCCCTGATCATGCCCGAGAGCTTTATGGTCGCTTTATGGAGCATCTTCAGGAGCTGGGTGTCCCCGTGGAATCAGGGACCTTCCAGACTCACATGGTCGTCGAGATTCATAACGATGGTCCGGTGACCCTGATTATCGATACTCCAGAGGTGCTGTAG
- a CDS encoding (p)ppGpp synthetase yields MSEVEHKKFSKRNLISLRDSFMGRLPEQQRSVSVKFAWQELWSKVARYFTPDELKELGEALVYAAEAHGDQKRGTGEPYIIHCIYVASILAEMKMDIQTMDAALLHDCIEDTHVTKDDLANSFGAEVSVLVDGVTKLGKLPFKSFEDYQAENLRKMFLVMAKDIRVVLIKLADRTHNMRTLGVLRRDKQQRIAKETLEIYAPLAHRLGIYQVKRTLEDLAFKYYDPDMYYEIKKKVQKRLPERETTIKKAIEVLEARLKEHDIEALIKGRAKHFYSILEKMNRKGLSVDQLYDLLAMRIIVDDVTLCYTVLGIVHTIWKPIPGQFDDYIANPKNNMYQSLHSTVVGPSGEPLEVQIRTWEMNWLAEYGVAAHWRYKEGSQRMDDLDTKLEWIRKTIEESQEVRPEEFMERLKDDVLTSDVFVFTPQGDVKSLPRGAAPIDFAYAVHTQVGNQYVGAMVNNRIVPTDYELQNGDIVRVLTSPQGKPSRDWLKVAKSSKAKGRIRAYFKHLDTVAKTETIQRGRELLDRELKRRLSDKGAPKHQADEISSVLNRVARDMGYNNGDDVFFAVGANSQNPGTVASKICSLLSSMKSKEESPPDSKPHRLVQKDRMDIVVEGAEGVLVSLSNCCKPVPGDPIVGFATRLRGITVHRENCSNVTGMSSDRFIQVDWGHVGKKRYEARIVVESLDRPSLFSDVAQAVANAESSLAAVKASKIGGGQARMKLDVLVRNLEHLYAVIAKINTVRNVIDVTRG; encoded by the coding sequence ATGAGTGAGGTGGAGCACAAGAAGTTCAGCAAAAGGAATCTCATTTCCCTTCGGGACAGTTTTATGGGGAGGTTGCCTGAGCAACAGCGATCAGTTTCGGTAAAATTTGCTTGGCAAGAGCTGTGGTCCAAGGTCGCCCGATACTTTACCCCAGATGAGCTGAAGGAGCTGGGAGAGGCTCTGGTGTATGCAGCCGAGGCCCACGGCGATCAGAAGCGGGGGACTGGTGAACCCTATATCATCCATTGTATCTACGTGGCTTCCATCCTGGCCGAGATGAAAATGGACATTCAGACCATGGACGCCGCCTTGCTTCATGACTGTATAGAGGACACTCACGTGACCAAGGACGATCTGGCGAATAGTTTCGGAGCTGAGGTGTCAGTGTTGGTCGACGGTGTCACCAAGCTTGGAAAGCTTCCCTTCAAGTCTTTCGAGGATTACCAGGCGGAGAACCTGCGAAAGATGTTTCTCGTCATGGCGAAGGATATACGGGTGGTCCTCATCAAACTGGCCGATCGTACTCACAATATGAGGACCTTAGGCGTCCTTCGTCGAGATAAGCAGCAGCGAATTGCCAAGGAGACCCTGGAGATTTACGCTCCTTTAGCTCATCGCCTGGGGATCTATCAGGTGAAGAGGACCCTTGAGGATCTGGCATTCAAGTATTATGACCCTGATATGTACTATGAGATCAAAAAGAAAGTGCAGAAAAGGCTTCCCGAGCGAGAGACAACCATCAAAAAAGCTATCGAGGTCCTGGAGGCTCGACTTAAGGAGCACGATATCGAAGCCCTTATCAAGGGCCGAGCCAAGCACTTTTATAGTATTCTTGAGAAGATGAATCGCAAGGGCTTATCGGTGGATCAGCTCTACGATCTTCTGGCTATGAGGATCATCGTCGATGACGTCACGTTGTGTTATACCGTTTTGGGCATTGTGCATACAATCTGGAAGCCAATTCCCGGTCAATTCGACGATTATATTGCCAATCCTAAAAACAACATGTATCAGTCTCTCCACTCCACGGTGGTGGGGCCGTCTGGTGAACCTCTTGAGGTGCAGATACGGACCTGGGAGATGAACTGGCTTGCAGAATATGGGGTAGCGGCTCACTGGCGGTACAAGGAAGGTTCCCAGCGGATGGACGATCTGGATACCAAACTCGAGTGGATCCGGAAGACCATCGAGGAGAGCCAGGAAGTTCGTCCAGAGGAGTTCATGGAGCGTCTGAAGGATGACGTCCTCACATCGGATGTGTTCGTCTTCACCCCTCAGGGAGACGTAAAATCCCTGCCCCGAGGTGCTGCCCCTATCGATTTTGCCTATGCTGTCCATACTCAGGTTGGCAACCAATACGTGGGAGCTATGGTCAATAACCGTATTGTCCCTACGGACTATGAACTGCAAAACGGTGACATCGTCAGAGTCCTTACATCTCCTCAGGGGAAGCCCTCCCGGGATTGGTTAAAGGTGGCTAAGAGCAGCAAGGCCAAGGGGAGGATCCGAGCTTATTTCAAACATCTGGATACCGTGGCCAAGACGGAGACGATTCAGAGGGGGCGGGAGCTTCTGGATCGAGAGCTTAAGCGTCGCTTGAGCGACAAAGGTGCCCCCAAGCACCAAGCGGATGAAATATCATCGGTTTTAAACAGAGTTGCTCGGGATATGGGGTACAATAACGGAGATGATGTTTTCTTTGCTGTAGGGGCCAATAGCCAGAACCCCGGGACAGTGGCGTCCAAAATATGTTCTCTTCTCTCCTCTATGAAGTCCAAAGAAGAGTCCCCGCCGGATTCGAAACCCCATCGCTTGGTCCAGAAGGATCGTATGGACATCGTTGTCGAAGGGGCTGAAGGAGTTTTAGTCTCTCTTTCCAACTGTTGTAAGCCAGTTCCTGGTGATCCCATAGTGGGGTTTGCTACAAGATTGAGGGGTATCACAGTCCATCGGGAAAACTGCTCCAACGTGACCGGGATGTCCTCCGACCGATTTATCCAGGTGGATTGGGGGCATGTCGGGAAGAAGCGATATGAGGCTCGTATCGTCGTCGAGTCTCTGGACAGGCCAAGCTTGTTCTCCGACGTAGCCCAAGCCGTGGCCAACGCCGAATCCAGCCTGGCTGCTGTCAAGGCCAGCAAGATCGGCGGAGGACAGGCTCGTATGAAGCTCGACGTCTTGGTCCGAAACCTAGAGCATCTGTACGCGGTTATCGCCAAGATCAACACTGTTCGAAACGTTATAGACGTCACCAGGGGGTAA
- a CDS encoding single-stranded DNA exonuclease RecJ: MLPTCSSRQIQRLSVDDDPLALSTHLGCSNLLATVMRSRWGDDPDKLSSLLVDDLPGSLQNLDLGPDVDRALELWNKAVPNQKVLVYGDYDVDGVSSSALAIELAGLSGASSVSYYLPHRQNEGYGVHRWVIQAAVVKGFQTLIVVDCGSKDVEAIDQAVRSGMTVIVFDHHSVDGDVIAIPGFVNPQRGGCAEACRLCATAVLWAWAFRCAVAPREWLFDRLDLVALATVADCMPLGPLNRALVGQGLDVLRNRPRPGLLELCQRLSVSPAILDEETLSMKLVPCLNAAGRLDVADRALDVVLGNGDVAHLYELNQHRKEISATITSTIVQKIERSMMQVHYDESWPVGVLSAVASRLCYGYDRAFALAAPSGNGIRGTLRVPEGGNAVQILSDLDNLLEGWGGHQYAAGFSVTPDRWDLLTIELDRRLKAIISPEKVDVVIDWDPSRFDMGLWHDLRRIGPFGHSHPFPAFFVPRRGGERLQPLGKGGLHGKIDVGSGTLLAFNGARQHCSMEDIYGWVYRPRLNEWKGRLSLQFVVEKIVLADGA; this comes from the coding sequence ATGCTCCCGACATGTTCTTCTCGGCAGATACAGCGACTCTCCGTTGACGATGATCCCCTTGCTCTTTCCACTCATCTCGGCTGCTCCAACCTGCTGGCTACGGTTATGCGTTCCCGCTGGGGAGACGATCCTGATAAGCTGAGCTCCTTGTTGGTTGATGACCTGCCCGGTAGTCTTCAGAATCTGGATTTGGGGCCCGATGTGGATCGGGCCCTCGAGCTTTGGAACAAAGCAGTTCCCAATCAGAAGGTGCTGGTTTATGGTGATTACGACGTGGACGGTGTGTCCTCCTCTGCACTGGCTATTGAACTCGCTGGCCTTTCTGGGGCATCCTCGGTGAGCTATTACCTTCCCCATCGGCAGAATGAGGGATATGGCGTCCACAGATGGGTGATCCAGGCTGCCGTGGTTAAAGGCTTTCAGACTCTGATCGTTGTGGATTGTGGCTCCAAAGATGTGGAGGCCATAGACCAGGCTGTCCGTTCGGGTATGACCGTGATCGTTTTCGATCATCATTCAGTGGACGGAGACGTCATAGCAATTCCAGGCTTCGTGAATCCCCAGCGAGGGGGGTGTGCAGAGGCTTGTCGCCTATGTGCCACGGCGGTCCTCTGGGCTTGGGCGTTTCGCTGTGCTGTTGCTCCCCGGGAATGGCTCTTCGATCGTCTTGACCTTGTTGCACTCGCCACGGTAGCTGATTGTATGCCCTTGGGACCGTTAAACCGTGCTTTGGTCGGCCAGGGACTTGATGTCCTTCGTAATCGGCCTCGTCCTGGCCTTTTGGAACTTTGTCAGCGGCTTTCCGTTTCGCCGGCGATCCTGGACGAGGAGACCTTGTCCATGAAACTCGTTCCCTGTCTGAATGCTGCTGGTCGTCTGGATGTGGCAGATCGGGCGCTTGATGTCGTTTTGGGGAACGGGGATGTCGCTCATTTGTATGAATTAAACCAACATCGGAAGGAAATTTCTGCAACTATCACCTCCACGATAGTACAAAAAATCGAGAGATCGATGATGCAGGTCCATTATGATGAGAGCTGGCCTGTGGGAGTCCTCAGCGCTGTGGCCAGTCGCCTTTGCTACGGATATGACCGGGCTTTTGCCCTGGCAGCTCCCTCCGGCAACGGTATTCGTGGTACGCTGCGGGTGCCTGAGGGAGGTAATGCGGTCCAGATTCTCTCGGATCTCGACAACCTTCTGGAGGGGTGGGGTGGTCACCAATACGCTGCGGGTTTTTCCGTGACTCCTGATCGTTGGGACCTCCTGACGATCGAGTTAGACCGCCGTTTGAAGGCGATTATCTCTCCGGAGAAGGTTGACGTGGTTATCGACTGGGATCCCTCTCGCTTCGATATGGGATTATGGCATGACCTCCGTCGGATCGGCCCTTTTGGGCATTCCCATCCTTTTCCAGCGTTTTTCGTGCCCCGAAGGGGCGGAGAACGGCTTCAGCCTTTGGGAAAGGGGGGGCTGCACGGCAAGATTGACGTAGGCTCCGGGACATTACTGGCCTTCAACGGTGCTCGTCAGCATTGCTCCATGGAGGATATTTACGGATGGGTCTATCGACCAAGGCTGAACGAGTGGAAGGGGCGACTGAGTCTCCAATTTGTGGTGGAAAAGATAGTTTTGGCCGATGGCGCTTAG
- the secF gene encoding protein translocase subunit SecF yields MNTNLMYKFNFMRFRRQALGLSALLVLLSLGLLLTRGLNLGIDFTGGNLLQLEFPAPVQVSEVRGVLGHLGQSKAVIQAYSDRGVIVRLQAEEEGVRKDVLNALKAKFNGLSVLRFEKVGPVVGEQLRREACVALLVALLGILIYITIRFQFRFAVVSVVALLHDTIITLGLFSLMGREISITFIAAILTIVGYSLNDTIVVLDRVRENWKHLRGWGVDGLMNVSINQTLSRTINTSLTTFLPVLAFYIWGGPVLANFSFALMTGIVIGTYSSIYIAGALLDEWFTGVPVSK; encoded by the coding sequence ATGAATACGAATCTGATGTATAAGTTCAACTTTATGAGGTTTCGCCGTCAGGCCTTGGGATTGAGCGCCCTTCTCGTTCTCCTGAGTTTGGGGCTTTTGCTGACTCGGGGGCTGAATCTTGGTATTGACTTCACCGGAGGAAATCTGCTTCAGCTTGAGTTCCCCGCTCCCGTTCAGGTCAGCGAAGTCCGTGGTGTCTTGGGGCACCTTGGCCAGAGCAAGGCTGTTATTCAGGCCTACAGTGATCGAGGAGTTATCGTTCGCCTCCAGGCAGAGGAAGAGGGGGTTCGAAAGGACGTTTTAAATGCTCTTAAGGCCAAGTTCAACGGTCTGTCTGTTCTTCGATTTGAAAAGGTCGGTCCTGTTGTGGGAGAGCAGCTTCGTCGAGAAGCCTGTGTAGCGTTGCTTGTGGCTCTTCTGGGGATCCTGATCTACATAACCATCCGCTTCCAATTCCGCTTTGCTGTGGTTAGCGTAGTGGCTCTTCTTCATGACACTATAATTACCTTGGGACTGTTTAGTCTTATGGGACGAGAGATTTCCATCACCTTCATCGCCGCGATCTTGACCATCGTGGGCTACTCTCTGAACGACACCATTGTCGTTCTTGATCGGGTTCGAGAGAACTGGAAACACCTTCGGGGATGGGGTGTGGATGGCCTCATGAACGTCTCCATTAACCAGACGCTGTCTCGGACCATCAACACGTCTCTGACCACGTTTCTTCCTGTTCTGGCATTCTACATCTGGGGAGGACCGGTTCTGGCCAACTTCTCTTTTGCTCTTATGACGGGGATCGTGATAGGAACCTATAGCTCTATCTATATTGCTGGTGCCCTTCTTGATGAGTGGTTCACAGGGGTTCCTGTTTCGAAATAG